DNA from Parvularcula marina:
TCAGATCGAGGCCCTGAAATGGGTCAGACGGAACATCAGCGCCTTTGGCGGCGATCCCAATAATGTCACCGTAGCTGGCGAATCCGCTGGCGCCCTGAGCATTCTCTATCTTCTGAGCTCTCCGGCGGCGAAAGGGCTGTTCTCGAAAGCCATTCTGCAGAGCTCCTATCTGATCTCGACGCCCCACCTCAAAGAGCGGGTGCATGGCGAGACGCCTGCAGAGGAAATCGGCAGCGATGTCGGCAAGAAGCTTCAGGCGAGCGATCTGTCCGTACTCCGCGCAATGGACGCGCAAGACCTTGTCGATAACGCCACGCTGGCAGGTTACCTGCCCTTCGGCACAGTCGACGGGCATCTCCTACCGGCTCAGCCGGCAGACATCTTCGACCGAGGAGAACAAGCTCCTGTGCCCGTCCTTGCGGGGTTCAACAGCGGCGAAGTGCGTTCGTTACCCTTCCTTGCTGCCCCGCCCCCATCATCGCGTGCCGAATATGAGGACGTCATCAGGGGCCGGTATGGAGAGATGGCGGAGGAATATCTGCGTCTTTATCCGAGCACAGATATGATGGAGAGCAATTTCGCTGTGGTCCGCGACGCGCTTTATGGCTGGACAGCAGAGAAGCTGGTCCTACAGCAGTCGGAACAGGGCCTTCCCTCCTATCTTTATCTTTTTGACCATGGCTATCCGGCAGCTGATGCAGCGGACCTCCATGCCTTTCATGCATGCGAAATCCCTTACATGTTCGGGAATTTCGATCGCACACCTCCACTATGGCCAACCAATCCGGATACGGCCGAAGAGCACGCGCTTTCCGATAAGATGGTCAGCTATTGGAGCCGCTTTGCCGCGACGGGAACGCCAACTGCTCCGGAGACTGCTGAATGGCCCGCTTACGGAAATACCCGCGCCTATATGGCATTCCGCGACAAGCCTGAGCCCGGCGCCAATCTCATGCCTGGCATGTTTGAGTTCCACGACTACGAGATTTCACGCCGCCGCAAGGATGGCGGGACCCCCTGGAATTGGAATGTCGGGCTGGCCTCACCGCCACTGTCCGAGAAACAGCGCTAGCGCTCTGCAGCGAGACCGAAGAACAGCGTCTGGAAATAATGCGGCGCTGAAATCATTCCTTGCTCACCATCTGCCTCTATTCCGAAAGCGGTGAGCCGCTGGCGCGTCGCGCCGAAGATTGCACCGCAGATCAGATATTCCAGCGCCTCGATATCGACCGGACGGATACTGCCACCTGAGATGCCGTGAGCGACAAGCTCACTGATCCCCGCCGTTACCCGCTTGAACCGGGCGGTCGCAATCGGCCGCTGCTTTTCATCCAGTGCTGAGAACAGAGTCAGCCGAAGAAGCGGATTAAGATCCGTAAGGTGACCATTATATAGTGAAGTCAGAAAGAGATGAAGCCGCGTCATGGCGTCGGCCTCACCACTCATATGTGTTGCGAGCGCTTTCTCCATCATGTCGAGCGTATGATGGACGCAACTGTTCAGCAGCGCATCCTTGTCATCGAAATGATAGTAGAAGACGCCTCTCGTTACCCCCAGTTCTGCGGCAACATCATGTACTGACAGATTTCTGTAGCCCCATCGATTTAGATGTCTCGTCCCGATACGAAGAAAGGCTTCCAGTTTCATCTTGTTACGCGCTTTGCGGTCAAAGAGAAAATTGTCCGTATCAACTGCAGTCTGCGAGCGCGCAGATGGCACTTTGCGGCTGCGCGATGCCGCCAGTCCGTAGCAAAGAAGGTCGCATAGCGCATCGATGGCCGCATCATGAGAATCCGGCACGACATTCTGGAGCCAGCGCCGGATCCATTGCTGCATACTGATCAACAGGAATGCCGACGCAGCAGGTGAGCTTGACCGGATCGACTTGTCTTCGATCCCCTTGCGGATGAAACTGCGAAGCGCCTTACCATGCGCCGCCAGGCGCGGCTTGATGGATCTTGCATCACCTTCGCCGAGGGCGGACGGATCACTGATGACCGCCAACGGCATTCTATGCCCGAGGATCGCCGCCGACTGAGCCTGCGCATAGGCCCTGATCCACCGTACAACCCGTTCAAGTCCAGTCGGCGCATCTGCCGCCAGCTTGATTTCCGCTTCGGCAAAATCACAAGTCCCTGAATAGGCCTCGAAGAGCAGCGCCTCTTTCGACTTGAAATGATAGCTGATGCTCGTCTTGGCTGTGCTGAGACGCCCAGCCACGTCCTCTAGGCGAGTGTCGTGATAGCCTTGATCGTTAAATAGCTTGATAGCTTCTGAGAGGATAATCGCACGCTTTTCGCTGCGATCAGCGGACTGAAGCGTCGATGCTTTCGGTGCCTCACCCATTCTCAGTCGTCTTCCTCCACTCACGCTGCCTTTTTCTGACGGGTTGCTATCTCCGTCGGCATTCGAGGCATTCTTGCCACGCTATAGCAAAAATTTGAACCGCTTGTATTAAATAATTGACTTGGTTCAAATGACCGATACGGTCACCTCCACACAAAACACGCCTGCAATTTAAGCGGAGGGAATAAAATGAGGGTGACGAAAAAAGAGTTTTTGCTGAGCGCGGCCATGGCTGCCGTCATAGCGTCTGGCGCTGCCTGGGCTCAGGATGACACGACCGATACCGATGATGACGATGTCATTGTGGTCACCGGGACCAACATTCAGGGCGCGCGCATCAATGAGGCGCTGCCCGTTACGATCGTCGGCGAAGACGATATTGCCGCAATCGGCGGCATCGACGGCGAAGACCTGATCCGCTCTCTTCCTGCTCAGGGCGGCGTTGCCTTCCGTCAGGACAACAACACAACGAACAACAACGCTCGCGGTGACGTGGCGTCGATCAACCTACGGTCGATCGGCTCAAGCGGCACACTCGTACTCCTCAATGGCCGCCGTGTCGTTAATCACCCCTCGACCCAAGCAGAGCTCTCCACCCCGGTCACCACGACCAACATGAACTCCCTGCCAGTTGCAGGCATTTCCCGTGTTGAAGTCCTCAATGACGGTGCCTCGGCTATTTACGGCACGGACGCCGTTGCCGGTGTCTTCAACACCATCCTCGACGATGATTTTGATGGCTTCCAGGTTCAAGCCCGTAACCTCTACGCGACCAATAACGACCTCAACGAACAAACCGTCACGCTGAAAGCCGGTCGGAATTTCAATGAGGGCAAGACCAACATCTCGGTCGCAGCCGAGTTCTCGACGCGTGACGGCATTTTTGCAGATGAATTCAAATTCTCAGCCAGCGAAGATCGTCGGCCTTTCCTTGTAGGGACAAGTTTTGAGGGCGACACTTCTTTCGACAACCGTGCGACTGCCTCTCCTTGGGGACAGTTCACGCTCAGAACGACATCTTCGACCCGTGTTCGCCAGAATGGTACCACACTGACAAATTCTTCGGGCAGGTTCCATATTCAACCAACGAGTTTCTCGGGATGCCGAGCTGATACGGCCGATGCACTCTCCGTTCCTGGCATATGTATTGATGACAGCAGTCAGGACCGCGATCTGCGCTTCGATGGCGCCTATGAGCGCTCAGTCATTTCTGACCGTGACCGGTTCAATGCCTTCGCGTTCCTGAACCATGATCTCGATAATGGAGTTCGTCTGTATAGCGAGCTTGGAATCTATTACGCTGAAACTCAGAAAACGAACGAGCCTCGAAACGGTATTGGCGCAACCGAAATCTCGATTCCGGCCAATTACTATTACAACCCGTTCGGCCCGGTCATGTTCTCTGATGGTTCAATCAACCCGAACCGTCTTCCTGGCCTGGAAAACGTTCCCGTTGAAGGCCTGCCGGTCTTCACCGATGGCGGCCGTTATCGCTTCGTTGATGTTGGCTTCCGCGATATTGAGGTCCAAAACATGCAATGGCGCGCACTTGGCGGTGCCCGCGGTGAGTTCGGTACAAGCGGTTGGGACTGGGATAGCGCAGTCCTTTATAACCGTGCCTATGCTGAAGACTCAGTGAACAATTCAGTGTCTCGTTCACTCTTCCAGCAAGCGCTGATGAATGAGACACCCAATGTCTACAACATTTTTAATGGTGCCGACCCGGACAACCCGTCGATCGGTGACGCAACGCCGAACGCGCAAAGTCTGATCGATCCCTTCCTGATCGATGTTGTCCGCAAGAGTACATCAGAACTCGCTCTTGCAGATTTCAAGGTCACCAATGGCAATGTCTTCGCCCTGCCGGGTGGTGATGTTGGTGTCGCCCTCGGCGTTGAGGCCCGTTACGAAGCCTATGACGAAGACCGCGATGAACGTGTCGATGGCACCATCACCTATACGGATGCTGTGACAGGCGAAGTCAGCCAGACGGATGTGTACGGCACAAGCCCGACGCCGGACTCGAACGGCTCGCGCAATGTCTATGCTGCTTTCGCAGAAGCCTCCGTGCCGCTGGTCAGCCCGGATATGAACATCCCACTGGTCAATACTTTCGACCTGCAGCTTGCTGCACGTTACGAGCATTATTCGGACTTCGGCGGCAGTGGCATCAAGCCGCGTGTGGCCGCTGCCTGGAAACCATTCGATTTCCTCAAACTGCGGGGCGCTTGGTCAAAAGGCTTCCGTGCCCCGAACCTGATCGTCGTGAACGAATCAGTTGACCGATCGAATGCTCGCGAAGACAGCTATGCCTGTGAAGCCGGTGTCCGTAATGGCACTTTTCCGACATTTGGTGATTGTACTGGTTTCTCGGTTGGCCGGACGGAACGACGCACAGTCGCGGAGGATATTGGCCCTGAAGAAGACACCAACATCACTTATGGCCTCGTCTTCGAGCCTCGCGGGATCAATGGTCCGCTCAGCTTCCTCAATCCACTGACGATCACAGTCGATCGCTGGGAAATTGAACGTGAGAATGTGGTCGGCGTCTTCGGCGCAGAGAACCACGTCAGCCTTGACTACCTGCTACGCCTACAAGGGTCATCGAACCCGAACGTAGTCCGTGCTGCTCCGAATGAAGATGATATCGCCTTTTTCGATGCGGCGGGCCTCACGCCAGCTGGGGAAATTGAGGTAATTCTGGATACCTATGACAACAATGAGAACATTGACGTCGAGGGCTGGGACTATGCCCTTTACTATGACCTCGATGACCTTCCGGTCGGGGACCTCAGCTTCAAGCTGAATGCTTCTTATCTGGATACTTACTTTATCGCCCTGTCACCGGGCGCACAGATGATCCGTGATGCTGTCGATAGCGGTCTGATTTCGGATGATATCACCGTTTCGCAGGAAGGCGAGATCATCAAACAGGATGGTCAGCCGGAATGGCGCCTCGGGTCGACCATTACGTGGCGTCACCCGACCGGTGTCGGTGGCGGTGTTCGCGTCAACTACATCAGCGAATTCATCGACACGGGCGCAGGCCTCAATCCCGATGGGGATCCCTTCATCGTCGACGACTGGGCGACAACCAATGTCTACCTTCAGTATCAGCATGATGGTGAAGGCTTTATGGATGGTCTTCGTGTTCGTGTCGGCGCCAACAACGTCACCGACGAAGAACCACCGCTTGCGGACGAAACCAACGGTTATGATGCTGCCTATCACAGTATCCGTGGTCGTCAGATTTACTTCGACATCCGCAAAAAATTCTGATCAACGGGCATGGGGTGCTGTCAGTGACGGCACCCCTATCCTCATATGCACCGTTATTTCCTCACCCTCCTGATCATTGCGGTTGTTTTCTTTCAATCGGCATTCGCCGGTGAACTCCGCTCGGGTCAATTCACCTTCTCCGGCTGGGATGGCCCGGCCCTGGAAGTTCACTATATCGAGCCTGCCGAAGACGACATGGCAGACGCTCCCATCGTCATTGTCATGCATGGCGTCCGGCGGAATGCGGATGATTACGCCCGCAACTGGCGTGAACTCGCGAAAGAATATGGCTTTCGCATCTATGCACCAGAATTCTCACAACGGGATTTCAAGGGCGCTGAGCTCTATAACCTCGGCGGCATCGGTACGGATCATCCCAGCTCTTATGCAGCGATTGAACCGCTATTTACCAGTATCATGGAACGTGGCGGCACGGCGGACGGGTACTACCTCTTCGGTCATTCCGCGGGCGCACAATTCGTTCACCGCGCGCTTCTCTTCGAAGATCTCGACCACCTCAAACTTGCCTTTTCCGCAAACGCTGGCTGGTACACTATGCCCGACGAAACCCTCGATTGGCCTTACGGCATCAAGGGTACGGCTGCGGACGAAGATGATCTTCGCGCGTGGTTCGGTAAGCCGATGATGATCCTTCTCGGCGAAGAAGACACCGACACTCGCGATCGTAACCTTCGTCGTTCGATGGAAGCCCTGAAGCAAGGGCCGCATCGCTTCGCCCGCGGCGTGACCTTCATCAACGCTGCGAAAGCCAAAGCGGATGAGCTGAGCGTGCCCCTCATCTGGCGCGGCGGCACCGTGCCCGGCGTCGCCCATGACAATGCCGGCATGGCGATCGCTGCAGCGCCGCTGATTGCCGCTCATGAAAAAAATAAAGTAGACACACAACCATGACCACCAAGTCGATCGAGGCCCCCGCCCTTCACCAGCGCGTGGGGCTGATCCTCGGCCCTGTCGCCGCGCTGCTTGTCTTTTTCTTCTTCGATGCTGAGGGTGTGTCCGATGCTGGCGTCATGACCGCCGCCGTCGCGACCCTCATGGCAATCTGGTGGGCGACAGAAGCCGCGCCTGTAGCGGTGACTGCCTTTCTGCCGCTGGTCCTCTTCCCCGCATTGGGGGTTTCTCCGATTTCCGAAACCGCGCCTTCCTATGCTCATCCGATCATCTATCTCTTCCTTGGCGGTTTTGTCATTGCCCTCGGGATTGAACGAACTGGGCTCCACCGCCGGGTCGCACTCAGCATTTTCAGACTAGCTGGGGTAAACGGACGATCCCTCGTCGGCGGATTCATGGCTGCTGCCGCAATCATCAGCATGTGGATCTCCAACACCTCCACCACCCTGATGCTGCTGCCTATTGCGATGTCCGTCATCGTCGTCATCCGAGAATCGATGACCTCATTGACCGAGAAAGAGCGCCGGGATTTCGAAACCTCCCTCCTGCTCGGCCTTGCCTATGGCGCGACCCTCGGCGGCGTTGCAACACTGGTCGGTACACCACCCAATGCCTTCATGGCTGGGTTCATGGAAACGACTTATAACGAGGAAATTGATTTCCGCCGCTGGATGATTGTCGGCGTCCCCGTCTCCGCCATCATGCTACCGCTGACATGGCTCCTTCTGACTCGGATCGTCTTCAAGGTCGGCTTCAAATCCAATGATGAAGCTCGCCAGCATATCGCCGAGCTGGGCTCCGGTCTCGGCCCGATGAGCAAAGGTGAGGTACGGATTGCCCTGCTGTTCGTCTTTCTTGTCGGTGGTTGGCTGTTCCGTAAACCGATCGCCAATGCGACCGGCCTTGCCGAGCTTTCCGATGCCGGGATCGCCATGGCCGCCGCAATTGGCGCCTTTCTCATCCCCAGCGGTGAACGGCGCGAAGCGCTCGTCACATGGGAGGACACAAAGCGCCTTCCATGGGGGGTGCTGATCCTTTTTGGCGGCGGCCTTGCGCTCGCTGGCGCGATGACGAGTTCCGGCCTGACCGAATGGCTGGGGCGTGAGCTTGCGCCGCTCGGCACGGTGAACATCGTCATTCTGGTCGTTGCGTCCGCCGCGCTTGTGATTTTCCTCACGGAACTGACGAGCAACCTCGCTACGACAGCAACATTCCTCCCCGTCATGGCCGCCATTGCCGTTGAAACAGGACAGGACCCGCTGGTCTTCGTCATTCCGGTGACGCTGGCCGCCTCTTGCGCCTTCATGCTGCCTGTTGCGACGCCGCCAAATGCGATCGTCTTCAGCTCCGGCTCGGTCTCGATCCCCCGCATGATGCGAGCGGGCGTTATGCTCAATCTGATCGGTGTTGTCGTTCTCTCCCTTGTCGCAATCTTCTTGGCCCCGGTGGTATTCGGATGATTACTTATTCGCTTCTCTTTCTTCTCAGCAGCGTTTCAGCAAGCGCCGCCACTGATCTGCCGTGCACAGAAGGCAGTGTTCGCCTCCTTGCCGATTTCCCAGGCGCTCGTGCCGAAGATTGCCGCAGGACCAAGAACGGATTTGCTATAGTCATCCGACCGGAGGCCGAGCCGATCAACAAAAGCCCCTGGTATGCCTTCGATATCGTAATGGACGAACAAGCCGAGGTCGCGACCACAGTCACGGTCAATATCCGCTATATCTATGGCAAACACCGGTATGATCCCAAACGGTTTGACGAAGAAACGGGCTGGACGTTGCTGCCTGAAAAAGACGTCCATGTCCGCGATGACGGTAAATTTGCCCGTTTCGTGTTCGATGTCACAGAACCCCGTACACGGATTGCTGCTCAACCGCTCTTTGATCCAGCCGATCGCGAAGCATGGACGAAAGACTATGCCCAGCGTGCTGGCTTCGACCTGACCGAGGCCGGCAAAACCCCGAATGATCATTCCGTCTGGCACATGAGCTCCCCTGCCGAAAAGCAGGACGCCCCGCATCTGCTCATCATTGGCGGTCAGCACCCGCCAGAAGTGCCTGGCACAATTGCCATGCGGGCCTTCCTTGATCGTCTGGGGGAAGATGATGAGCTGACGGCTGCTTTCCGCCAGCAATTCCACATCGACATCTTCCCGACCCTCAATCCTGACGGGATCGCAGCCGGGCACTGGCGATTTAACAGCCAGCTAGTCGATATGAACCGCGACTGGGGACCGTTCGAGCAAGTCGAAACACGCCTCGTTCGAGACCTCATGGAAACGCGTACCGAATCGGGTGGTCAACCCGTTCTGATGATTGATTTTCACGCGACTTTCAAAGGTGATATTCTGTACACCCCGACCGGCGAAGATGGTGAGCGCTACCAGCCGTTCCTCAACGCATGGTCGGAAGGCATCACCTCCCGCATGGGCGGAGGACCAGGCTTCATCGTCGATCCGCGCTCGAATCCGGGGCTGCCGACCGCTAAAAGCTGGTTCACATCGACCTATGATGCCCCCGGCCTCACCGTTGAGCTGGCGGACAAGACGAATGCTGTTCGCGCTCAAAAGCTTGGGCGAGCCGCTGCCGAGGAATTACTGCACATCCTTCCTGATTATGCCGCTGATATAACAAAATAGGAGCCGTACAATGATGAATAGCCTGATTTCCGGATGGCTGTTGATTCTCGCGTCCAGTTCCTCACCTTCTTCGCCGCAGACTGTCGAAGATGTCTTTACACCCGAGCACCGCAACATGCTCGTCATGCAAGTTGAGGCCGCCATCGCCAACGCACAGGCCGATCATGGCGTCATCTCCCGCAAAGTGGCGCGGGAAATTGGACGTACCGCAACGCTAGAGTATGCTCCCCTCGACGAAGTCGCAGCGGAGTATAAAATTGTCCGGCACCGGATGGTCGCGCTCCTCAATGTCTGGCGCCGCTCATTAAGTCCTGAAGCCCAGAACGCGCTTCATTTTGGCGCCACCACCGTCGACATCTATGATACTGTCCGTATTCTGCAGGTGCGCGAGAGCATCGGTCTGCTCCGTGAAGACATGCTGGCGGTCGAAGCCCTGCTTGTTGAATTGGCCCGCGAGTATCGCGATACCCCCATGATCGGCCGTACTCTAGGCCAGCACGCTTTGCCCATCACCTTCGGCAAGAAGGCCTCCGTCTGGGCTGCCGCGAACCGTCGGAACATTGAGCGGCTGAATGACATGGAATGCCGCCTGGTCACCCTCGGCGTCTTCCGCGGTGCCGTTGGTACCCATCTGGGACTGGGGCCAAAGGGCATCGAAATTGAAAATTCGGTCGCCGAGTCTCTGGGTCTTGGCCCTGTGACCCCCGCCGACTGGCACGGGATGCGAGATGTCTTCGGGGAGTATGCTTCGGTTCTTTCCATCAGCTCCCGGACATATTCCAAGATTGGTGAGGAGATCTTCTTTCTCCAATCGACGGATATCGGCGAAGTCTATGAACGCCGCGCCTCAACCGCGATCAGCAGCAGCACCATGCCGCACAAGCGGAATCCAAGCCGTTCAGAAGCCCTGATACATTGGGGGCGTGTCATCCCCGCCGAGGCGAACATTCTGATGGATGATATCGCCAATGCGTTTGAACGCGACAACACCTCCCGCCCGAATAGCACGATTGAAGATCTGTCAGTTGATGCAGCCGAGATGATGGATGATCTCGAATCCCTGCTAGAGCGGCTGGAGGTCGAGCCGGACAGAATGGCTGAAAATCTTGGCCGCACGGATGGAATGATCCTTGCCCAGCGGATTGTCTTTGCACTGCAAGAGGATGTCGGCAAGGAAGCAGCTGAGGCGCATGTCACCGAGGCAGCGCGGGCATCTTTGACGCAAGGCTTGAGTTTTCGGGAGTCATTGCTGGCCGATCCTGAAATCGGCCCCTATTTGACCGACAATATTGATGAGCTTCTTGATCCGTCTACTTACCTTGGCTTGTCCGCGGAGCAGGCTGACGAGACTATTGCCTGGCTGGCCTCAACGCCAGCAACCCCGGTCTGCGGCGAGACGTCTGCGAGATAGCTCGTTCAGACATCGCGCTTAAGCTACGAAACTCAAGAAAAAAGCCCGGACAATTCGTCCGGGCTTTTTTATTCTCATGTGGCGCCTGTTAAAGAGGGCTTCGCCCACGGACTGCACGCGCGATAAACGTGACGACCAAAAGCGCCAAGAAAATGAAGAACAGAATTTGCGCAATACCGGCCGATGCGCCGGCGATGCCGCCGAATCCAAGTGCTGCTGCGGCAATGGCAAGTACGAAAAAAGCAAGTGCCCATCCAAGCATGGTAATATCTCCTAATAACAAACTATTGGTTCGAAGCTAAATCGCTTACACGGAATAAACGAGGTGGCCTCACTGCGGTTCCCAGAGGGCCAGAATTAAATCTTCGACCGGCCGGGAACTTTATCGGAACTCTCGCTTTTTATCCCCTGAACCGCGCTGTGCGCCTGAGTTTCTGGTCACGACGCTAACTGCCATTTGGCATGAAAAGGGGTGTGCCTAAGATCATGATCGTCCTTATCAATCGGGATTCTGGGTCCACTTCTGATCGCACGAGCGCAGAGCTGCAGCAGATATTGCAGGAACACGATTTGACTGCCCAAATTATAGAGACGCGCTCAGATGACCTGACACGCGATATCTCTGACACGGTCGAAAAAGATCCTGAAATGATCATCGCGATCGGTGGCGATGGCACGGCAGCATGCCTTCTCGACCAATGCCATGGCCGTGATATTGAAGTTCTTCCGCTTCCCGGCGGCACCATGAATCTCTTACATAAATCTTTGCACGGTGAATTTGACGACTGGCAGGATTGCCTGACCAAGGCATTGACAACGGGCAGGGCCCGCAAGATTTCCTGTGGTCAGGTTGCTGACAGGACATTTTATGTTGGCGCAACCTTCGGACAGCTTTCCCACCTCTCCGAAGTCCGGGAAAAAATCCGTGAAGGCAGTTTCACAGAAGCTGCCGATGAACTCATCAAGACAGAGGCTCTCGACCTCACGACGACGCTTGAAATCACCTATAAGGAAGCAACAGGCTGCGAAGCGCGACTTGATGCAACTGCGGTCGGCTCACTCCTCATCGCTGGGAATGGCCCTGCTCATTACCGCTTTGATATTGGTATCATGGATCCCGGCTCTCATTTCTCACTTGCGAAAACGGCGCTTGCCGCCATCGTCAATGACTGGCGCAAACTGGAAGATATCGATTTCATTCGGACACGTGCCTTCACCGTGTTTGACAATGAGAGAGACGAGATTGCCGCGACACTCGACGGTGAACCGGCAGAACTCCCCAATCTGTGTGACGTCAAAATCAAAGAGAATGTCGTATCAGTACGAACCGCAAAATGAACATCACCCGCCTGGCGCATGTGGCGGACCTGCATTTCGGCGCGCTTGATAAAGCTGCGTTAGACGTCTTCACGTCTTTCATTCAGTCAAACAACGTTGAAGGAATTGTGATCTCGGGCGACCTCACCCAACGTGGTAGCCATCACGAATTTGAGCAATTCAAGGCCTGGTCTCGTGAGGTTTCAGTACCTCTCATCTGCGTACCGGGCAACCATGATACGCCCATGTATAGCGTGGCACGCCGCGCCATAAGCCCGTTCAGACGATATAATTCATATACAGATCACATCCCGGCTTCCGGTACTTTTGGTTCATTCCAGGTCGAAGGGCTGAATACCGCTCGTGGATGGCAATTCCGGCTCAACTGGGCGGAAGGGTCGGTCAGGCAAGGTGATCTGACAGAACTGCTTGGCAGATACCCCAAAGATTCGGACACTATCTCCGTCATTGCGTGTCATCACCCCTTCCTCTCCCCGCCGTCTTCGCCTTTGCGGATCCGTACACGCCGCGGCGTCTGGGCCAGTCGGGCAGTGGCCGATAGTAAGGTGAGCCTGCTCCTTGCCGGCCATGTCCACACCCCCACCACGACCTGGCGAGGCACAAAGGAGAAAGGCTATCTTTCGGTGACGTCCGGAACGCTATCGCAACGGCTCCGCCGTCATCCGCCCAGTTTCAATCTCATTTCTCTTTATCAGGACAAGATCGAAATCGAGGCTGTCATGGCGACAGAAGCTCAAGCTGGCCACCGCAAGATACTGGGGACTTGGCCTCGGCAGGGCAGCCAAATCCTTCCCCACCCAAACCGGTAATCTCCATACGTGCCCTGCAAAAGGGTGAGGGAACGGAACCCCAGAACATGCTCATGCGTAGGTAGGGTGTGCAATTTTTTTGGAGGTTTCACATCATGAATACCCAAACGACGAATGTGAATGGTGAGAGCCACGATCTGGACACTCTTCGCGCGGATGTTTCGGCCCTGCGGGCTGATTTGCAGACGCTTCTTTCC
Protein-coding regions in this window:
- a CDS encoding M14 family metallopeptidase; its protein translation is MITYSLLFLLSSVSASAATDLPCTEGSVRLLADFPGARAEDCRRTKNGFAIVIRPEAEPINKSPWYAFDIVMDEQAEVATTVTVNIRYIYGKHRYDPKRFDEETGWTLLPEKDVHVRDDGKFARFVFDVTEPRTRIAAQPLFDPADREAWTKDYAQRAGFDLTEAGKTPNDHSVWHMSSPAEKQDAPHLLIIGGQHPPEVPGTIAMRAFLDRLGEDDELTAAFRQQFHIDIFPTLNPDGIAAGHWRFNSQLVDMNRDWGPFEQVETRLVRDLMETRTESGGQPVLMIDFHATFKGDILYTPTGEDGERYQPFLNAWSEGITSRMGGGPGFIVDPRSNPGLPTAKSWFTSTYDAPGLTVELADKTNAVRAQKLGRAAAEELLHILPDYAADITK
- a CDS encoding lyase family protein; the protein is MMNSLISGWLLILASSSSPSSPQTVEDVFTPEHRNMLVMQVEAAIANAQADHGVISRKVAREIGRTATLEYAPLDEVAAEYKIVRHRMVALLNVWRRSLSPEAQNALHFGATTVDIYDTVRILQVRESIGLLREDMLAVEALLVELAREYRDTPMIGRTLGQHALPITFGKKASVWAAANRRNIERLNDMECRLVTLGVFRGAVGTHLGLGPKGIEIENSVAESLGLGPVTPADWHGMRDVFGEYASVLSISSRTYSKIGEEIFFLQSTDIGEVYERRASTAISSSTMPHKRNPSRSEALIHWGRVIPAEANILMDDIANAFERDNTSRPNSTIEDLSVDAAEMMDDLESLLERLEVEPDRMAENLGRTDGMILAQRIVFALQEDVGKEAAEAHVTEAARASLTQGLSFRESLLADPEIGPYLTDNIDELLDPSTYLGLSAEQADETIAWLASTPATPVCGETSAR
- a CDS encoding DUF1328 domain-containing protein codes for the protein MLGWALAFFVLAIAAAALGFGGIAGASAGIAQILFFIFLALLVVTFIARAVRGRSPL
- a CDS encoding diacylglycerol/lipid kinase family protein, which codes for MIVLINRDSGSTSDRTSAELQQILQEHDLTAQIIETRSDDLTRDISDTVEKDPEMIIAIGGDGTAACLLDQCHGRDIEVLPLPGGTMNLLHKSLHGEFDDWQDCLTKALTTGRARKISCGQVADRTFYVGATFGQLSHLSEVREKIREGSFTEAADELIKTEALDLTTTLEITYKEATGCEARLDATAVGSLLIAGNGPAHYRFDIGIMDPGSHFSLAKTALAAIVNDWRKLEDIDFIRTRAFTVFDNERDEIAATLDGEPAELPNLCDVKIKENVVSVRTAK
- a CDS encoding metallophosphoesterase family protein, encoding MNITRLAHVADLHFGALDKAALDVFTSFIQSNNVEGIVISGDLTQRGSHHEFEQFKAWSREVSVPLICVPGNHDTPMYSVARRAISPFRRYNSYTDHIPASGTFGSFQVEGLNTARGWQFRLNWAEGSVRQGDLTELLGRYPKDSDTISVIACHHPFLSPPSSPLRIRTRRGVWASRAVADSKVSLLLAGHVHTPTTTWRGTKEKGYLSVTSGTLSQRLRRHPPSFNLISLYQDKIEIEAVMATEAQAGHRKILGTWPRQGSQILPHPNR